A window of Dickeya zeae NCPPB 2538 contains these coding sequences:
- a CDS encoding antibiotic biosynthesis monooxygenase family protein — translation MEVLKKFKPLDDEFPLERQLGIPAAPIVLINIFTVGSADEAGFLDAFTTAAGILTKQPGYISTQLHRAIGDSPIFLNYVEWESTETLRDAFARPEFIAKVSDYPPSVSAMPHLFQKVAVPGFCTA, via the coding sequence ATGGAAGTTTTAAAGAAATTCAAGCCGCTAGACGATGAATTCCCGCTTGAGCGCCAACTGGGTATCCCGGCCGCGCCAATCGTACTCATCAACATATTCACGGTTGGTTCTGCCGACGAAGCGGGCTTTCTGGATGCCTTTACGACGGCAGCCGGAATCCTGACGAAGCAGCCCGGCTATATCTCCACCCAACTGCACCGAGCGATCGGCGATAGCCCGATCTTTCTGAACTATGTGGAGTGGGAGTCTACCGAGACGCTCCGCGATGCCTTCGCCCGTCCCGAGTTCATAGCGAAGGTTTCGGACTATCCGCCATCCGTTTCGGCCATGCCACACCTGTTTCAGAAGGTCGCCGTCCCCGGCTTTTGCACGGCCTGA